A region from the Populus trichocarpa isolate Nisqually-1 chromosome 18, P.trichocarpa_v4.1, whole genome shotgun sequence genome encodes:
- the LOC18107676 gene encoding receptor-like serine/threonine-protein kinase ALE2 isoform X1, whose translation MGLVMVPPILQLLGKLSAIGFFFAVQGSTADNISLIPTIFSDIPPIEGTPGPQLQPFRSSVPASESLSTGSNLHPPLALPPLTSAPVPQTITGHVPSYSPSPLIVTKPHNRAPPPLISQGHVPSLSPSFSVTSPTYNTAPPPTLNQGHEPPKPPNAHRREAAVRQTPVSASSAPAAAPSRQSPENSPVSQSNAPEASSLSTHKKDVSFSGAPVPNSVSPAASPSRTSKENQPAAPPIAPATMPSAVPVVSPMGAMPQNSSATHPVMPGEPPAILSGPNVPHPSAPTPSIDDKKDEIPVSAPPNETPTPLSPMSHFPAKGSFSGIAPSTHNAMRHSNDSPISPSSLPKTPLAKQHHSSAPSPSIPFHKQNHESSRISDSAPASSNPTFPPSSKQQGPVMPPSFLPTSRHKQYAFSPLGTPDSSNNASHYRYPKPVIIVSPTPSPTQTAASGWTKMPALSPKASPSGFSSRTPKMPPLPPLHTLPPPPPNEDCSTTVCTEPYTNTPPGSPCRCVLPMQVGLGVSVALYTFFPLVSELAQEIAAGVFMKQGQVRIIGANAPSQQLEKTIVLIDLVPLGERFDNSTALLTYLRFWKKQVVINPSFFGDYEVLYVRYLGLPPPPPMAPFGIAIIDDGPYSGNDNNARMIKPLGVDVHKRKRKDGLAGGIIAIIAVSGFVALVLFSAVALALLFKHRDHASQPASVLQPLPPSVVKPSGIAGSLIGSGLSSASLSFASSIPAYTGSAKTFSKSDIERATSSFDASRILGEGGFGLVYSGVLEDGTKVAVKVLKRNDQQGGREFLAEVEMLSRLHHRNLVKLIGICTEECSRSLVYELIANGSVESHLHGVDKESALNWDARIKIALGAARGLAYLHEDSSPRVIHRDFKSSNILLEHDFTPKVSDFGLARTALDEENRHISTQVMGTFGYVAPEYAMTGHLLVKSDVYSYGVVLLELLTGRKPVDMSQPPGQENLVAWARPFLTTKEGLEVIIDPTLATDVPFDSVAKVAAIASMCVQPEVSHRPFMSEVVQALKLVSNECDEAKELDSRSSSQDLSIYMDAEVSAVSGQLRDSLRSQALVHNYDSEPDIERGLVDSYFFSTSDGCGRQGSGSLRRCSSGPLKTGRGRELFQRMRLTGESVSERGTIFKMWPGSH comes from the exons ATGGGGCTGGTGATGGTGCCACCCATTCTTCAGCTGCTGGGGAAACTCTCTGCCATTGGCTTTTTTTTCGCAGTTCAAGGATCTACTG CTGACAATATATCCCTAATTCCAACAATTTTTTCTGACATTCCTCCAATAGAAGGAACGCCTGGTCCCCAACTCCAGCCATTCAGAAGCAGTGTGCCAGCCTCAGAGTCTCTGTCAACTG GGTCAAACTTGCACCCTCCACTTGCATTGCCACCACTCACCTCTGCCCCAGTGCCCCAAACAATCACAGGGCATGTACCATCATATTCTCCTAGTCCTCTGATAGTAACAAAACCACATAATAGAGCTCCTCCTCCCTTGATTTCTCAAGGACATGTACCATCCTTGTCACCAAGTTTTTCAGTTACATCTCCAACGTATAATACAGCTCCTCCACCCACACTTAATCAAGGGCATGAGCCACCTAAGCCACCAAATGCTCATCGAAGAGAGGCAGCAGTTAGACAGACTCCTGTCTCTGCGTCAAGTGCGCCAG CTGCAGCACCTTCGAGACAGTCACCAGAAAATTCACCAGTCAGCCAATCAAATGCACCTGAAGCTTCATCACTAAGTACTCATAAAAAAGATGTATCCTTCAGTGGGGCTCCTGTCCCAAATTCAGTTTCTCCAG CTGCATCTCCATCAAGGacttcaaaagaaaatcaaCCAGCAGCCCCCCCTATTGCACCAGCAACGATGCCATCTG CAGTTCCGGTTGTATCACCAATGGGAGCCATGCCACAAAATTCATCAGCAACCCACCCAGTCATGCCTGGAGAACCCCCTGCTATATTATCAG GTCCAAATGTCCCCCATCCATCTGCTCCTACCCCAAGCATTGATGATAAGAAAGATGAAATTCCAGTTTCTGCACCGCCAAATGAAACACCCACACCTTTATCTCCCATGAGCCATTTTCCAGCTAAAG gttctTTTTCTGGTATAGCTCCTTCCACGCACAATGCCATGAGGCACTCTAATGACTCTCCCATTTCTCCTTCATCATTGCCGAAAACTCCTCTGGCTAAACAGCATCACTCTTCTGCGCCTTCACCTTCTATCCCATTTCATAAACAGAACCATGAAAGCAGCAGAATCAGTGACTCTGCTCCTGCATCCTCAAATCCAACATTTCCGCCATCTTCAAAACAGCAAG GTCCAGTCATGCCTCCATCATTTCTTCCAACAAGCAGGCATAAACAATATGCTTTCTCACCCCTTGGTACTCCAG ATTCTTCAAATAATGCATCACACTACCGCTATCCTAAACCAGTGATCATTGTCTCACCCACTCCTTCACCCACTCAAACTGCAGCATCTGGATGGACAAAAA TGCCAGCTCTTTCCCCTAAAGCTTCTCCTTCTGGGTTTTCTTCAAGAACTCCCAAGATGCCCCCCCTGCCACCACTCCACACATTGCCACCTCCACCTCCTAATGAAG ATTGTTCAACGACTGTGTGCACAGAGCCATACACAAATACTCCTCCTGGGTCACCATGTCGCTGTGTCTTGCCCATGCAAGTAGGACTGGGCGTTAGTGTTGCACTGTATACCTTTTTCCCTTTAGTTTCAGAGCTTGCTCAGGAAATTGCTGCTGGCGTTTTTATGAAACAAGGTCAAGTTCGCATTATAGGGGCCAATGCCCCCAGCCAGCAGCTAGAGAAGACAATCGTCCTTATTGACTTGGTTCCCCTTGGAGAAAGATTTGACAATTCAACTGCCCTTTTGACTTATCTaagattttggaaaaaacaagtTGTTATAAACCCTTCTTTTTTTGGTGACTATGAAGTATTATATGTGCGTTATCTAG GTttacctccacctccacctatGGCACCTTTTGGAATTGCAATAATCGATGATGGGCCATATTCTGGCAATGACAACAACGCAAGGATGATAAAGCCCCTAGGGGTTGATGTCCATAAAAGGAAGCGTAAAGATGGGCTTGCTGGTGGCATCATTGCTATTATTGCTGTGTCTGGTTTTGTAGCACTAGTTTTATTCTCTGCTGTTGCTTTGGCATTGCTGTTTAAACATAGAGATCATGCTAGTCAACCGGCATCAGTCCTGCAGCCATTGCCACCTTCAGTTGTGAAACCATCAG GTATTGCTGGGTCATTGATTGGAAGTGGTCTTAGTTCTGCCTCATTGTCCTTTGCATCTAGTATTCCAGCGTACACAGGATCTGCTAAGACCTTCAGCAAAAGTGACATAGAGCGGGCCACTAGTAGCTTTGATGCTTCAAGAATACTCGGGGAGGGTGGCTTTGGGCTTGTTTACAGTGGTGTTTTAGAAGACGGGACCAAAGTTGCTGTAAAAGTTCTAAAGAGAAATGATCAGCAAGGTGGTCGAGAATTCTTGGCAGAAGTTGAGATGCTTAGCCGCCTTCATCACAGAAATTTAGTCAAGTTGATTGGAATATGCACAGAGGAATGTTCACGCAGCTTGGTCTACGAGCTCATAGCAAATGGCAGTGTCGAATCTCATCTACATG GGGTTGATAAAGAATCTGCTCTTAATTGGGATGCTCGGATCAAGATAGCACTTGGTGCAGCTCGAGGTCTAGCTTATCTACATGAGGATTCAAGCCCTCGTGTGATACACAGGGACTTCAAGTCAAGCAACATTTTGTTGGAACATGATTTCACACCAAAAGTCTCAGACTTTGGTTTGGCTAGGACTGCCTTGGATGAGGAAAATAGGCACATATCAACGCAGGTCATGGGAACTTTTGG GTATGTCGCTCCAGAGTATGCAATGACTGGCCATCTTCTTGTGAAGAGTGATGTTTACAGTTATGGTGTAGTCCTTCTTGAGCTCCTAACAGGACGAAAACCAGTGGATATGTCCCAGCCACCTGGTCAAGAGAATCTAGTTGCATGGGCTCGTCCATTTCTAACAACTAAAGAAGGGCTTGAAGTAATTATAGATCCGACTCTAGCAACTGATGTACCTTTTGATAGTGTGGCCAAAGTAGCAGCTATTGCATCAATGTGTGTTCAACCAGAGGTATCACACCGTCCTTTTATGAGTGAGGTTGTTCAGGCCTTAAAACTAGTATCTAATGAGTGTGATGAGGCAAAGGAACTGGATTCCAGGAGTTCCAGCCAAGATTTATCTATTTACATGGATGCTGAGGTCAGTGCAGTCTCAGGACAGCTTCGGGATTCTTTACGAAGTCAGGCCCTAGTACATAATTATGATTCCGAGCCAGATATAGAAAGGGGACTCGtggattcatattttttcagtACATCAGACGGGTGTGGGAGGCAGGGCTCTGGATCATTGAGGAGATGCTCGTCAGGTCCATTGAAAACAGGAAGGGGCAGAGAGTTGTTTCAGAGAATGAGATTGACAGGGGAAAGTGTGAGTGAACGTGGAACCATCTTCAAAATGTGGCCAGGTTCACATTAA
- the LOC18107676 gene encoding receptor-like serine/threonine-protein kinase ALE2 isoform X7, with the protein MGLVMVPPILQLLGKLSAIGFFFAVQGSTEGTPGPQLQPFRSSVPASESLSTGSNLHPPLALPPLTSAPVPQTITGHVPSYSPSPLIVTKPHNRAPPPLISQGHVPSLSPSFSVTSPTYNTAPPPTLNQGHEPPKPPNAHRREAAVRQTPVSASSAPAAAPSRQSPENSPVSQSNAPEASSLSTHKKDVSFSGAPVPNSVSPAASPSRTSKENQPAAPPIAPATMPSAVPVVSPMGAMPQNSSATHPVMPGEPPAILSGPNVPHPSAPTPSIDDKKDEIPVSAPPNETPTPLSPMSHFPAKGSFSGIAPSTHNAMRHSNDSPISPSSLPKTPLAKQHHSSAPSPSIPFHKQNHESSRISDSAPASSNPTFPPSSKQQGPVMPPSFLPTSRHKQYAFSPLGTPDSSNNASHYRYPKPVIIVSPTPSPTQTAASGWTKMPALSPKASPSGFSSRTPKMPPLPPLHTLPPPPPNEDCSTTVCTEPYTNTPPGSPCRCVLPMQVGLGVSVALYTFFPLVSELAQEIAAGVFMKQGQVRIIGANAPSQQLEKTIVLIDLVPLGERFDNSTALLTYLRFWKKQVVINPSFFGDYEVLYVRYLGLPPPPPMAPFGIAIIDDGPYSGNDNNARMIKPLGVDVHKRKRKDGLAGGIIAIIAVSGFVALVLFSAVALALLFKHRDHASQPASVLQPLPPSVVKPSGIAGSLIGSGLSSASLSFASSIPAYTGSAKTFSKSDIERATSSFDASRILGEGGFGLVYSGVLEDGTKVAVKVLKRNDQQGGREFLAEVEMLSRLHHRNLVKLIGICTEECSRSLVYELIANGSVESHLHGVDKESALNWDARIKIALGAARGLAYLHEDSSPRVIHRDFKSSNILLEHDFTPKVSDFGLARTALDEENRHISTQVMGTFGYVAPEYAMTGHLLVKSDVYSYGVVLLELLTGRKPVDMSQPPGQENLVAWARPFLTTKEGLEVIIDPTLATDVPFDSVAKVAAIASMCVQPEVSHRPFMSEVVQALKLVSNECDEAKELDSRSSSQDLSIYMDAEVSAVSGQLRDSLRSQALVHNYDSEPDIERGLVDSYFFSTSDGCGRQGSGSLRRCSSGPLKTGRGRELFQRMRLTGESVSERGTIFKMWPGSH; encoded by the exons ATGGGGCTGGTGATGGTGCCACCCATTCTTCAGCTGCTGGGGAAACTCTCTGCCATTGGCTTTTTTTTCGCAGTTCAAGGATCTACTG AAGGAACGCCTGGTCCCCAACTCCAGCCATTCAGAAGCAGTGTGCCAGCCTCAGAGTCTCTGTCAACTG GGTCAAACTTGCACCCTCCACTTGCATTGCCACCACTCACCTCTGCCCCAGTGCCCCAAACAATCACAGGGCATGTACCATCATATTCTCCTAGTCCTCTGATAGTAACAAAACCACATAATAGAGCTCCTCCTCCCTTGATTTCTCAAGGACATGTACCATCCTTGTCACCAAGTTTTTCAGTTACATCTCCAACGTATAATACAGCTCCTCCACCCACACTTAATCAAGGGCATGAGCCACCTAAGCCACCAAATGCTCATCGAAGAGAGGCAGCAGTTAGACAGACTCCTGTCTCTGCGTCAAGTGCGCCAG CTGCAGCACCTTCGAGACAGTCACCAGAAAATTCACCAGTCAGCCAATCAAATGCACCTGAAGCTTCATCACTAAGTACTCATAAAAAAGATGTATCCTTCAGTGGGGCTCCTGTCCCAAATTCAGTTTCTCCAG CTGCATCTCCATCAAGGacttcaaaagaaaatcaaCCAGCAGCCCCCCCTATTGCACCAGCAACGATGCCATCTG CAGTTCCGGTTGTATCACCAATGGGAGCCATGCCACAAAATTCATCAGCAACCCACCCAGTCATGCCTGGAGAACCCCCTGCTATATTATCAG GTCCAAATGTCCCCCATCCATCTGCTCCTACCCCAAGCATTGATGATAAGAAAGATGAAATTCCAGTTTCTGCACCGCCAAATGAAACACCCACACCTTTATCTCCCATGAGCCATTTTCCAGCTAAAG gttctTTTTCTGGTATAGCTCCTTCCACGCACAATGCCATGAGGCACTCTAATGACTCTCCCATTTCTCCTTCATCATTGCCGAAAACTCCTCTGGCTAAACAGCATCACTCTTCTGCGCCTTCACCTTCTATCCCATTTCATAAACAGAACCATGAAAGCAGCAGAATCAGTGACTCTGCTCCTGCATCCTCAAATCCAACATTTCCGCCATCTTCAAAACAGCAAG GTCCAGTCATGCCTCCATCATTTCTTCCAACAAGCAGGCATAAACAATATGCTTTCTCACCCCTTGGTACTCCAG ATTCTTCAAATAATGCATCACACTACCGCTATCCTAAACCAGTGATCATTGTCTCACCCACTCCTTCACCCACTCAAACTGCAGCATCTGGATGGACAAAAA TGCCAGCTCTTTCCCCTAAAGCTTCTCCTTCTGGGTTTTCTTCAAGAACTCCCAAGATGCCCCCCCTGCCACCACTCCACACATTGCCACCTCCACCTCCTAATGAAG ATTGTTCAACGACTGTGTGCACAGAGCCATACACAAATACTCCTCCTGGGTCACCATGTCGCTGTGTCTTGCCCATGCAAGTAGGACTGGGCGTTAGTGTTGCACTGTATACCTTTTTCCCTTTAGTTTCAGAGCTTGCTCAGGAAATTGCTGCTGGCGTTTTTATGAAACAAGGTCAAGTTCGCATTATAGGGGCCAATGCCCCCAGCCAGCAGCTAGAGAAGACAATCGTCCTTATTGACTTGGTTCCCCTTGGAGAAAGATTTGACAATTCAACTGCCCTTTTGACTTATCTaagattttggaaaaaacaagtTGTTATAAACCCTTCTTTTTTTGGTGACTATGAAGTATTATATGTGCGTTATCTAG GTttacctccacctccacctatGGCACCTTTTGGAATTGCAATAATCGATGATGGGCCATATTCTGGCAATGACAACAACGCAAGGATGATAAAGCCCCTAGGGGTTGATGTCCATAAAAGGAAGCGTAAAGATGGGCTTGCTGGTGGCATCATTGCTATTATTGCTGTGTCTGGTTTTGTAGCACTAGTTTTATTCTCTGCTGTTGCTTTGGCATTGCTGTTTAAACATAGAGATCATGCTAGTCAACCGGCATCAGTCCTGCAGCCATTGCCACCTTCAGTTGTGAAACCATCAG GTATTGCTGGGTCATTGATTGGAAGTGGTCTTAGTTCTGCCTCATTGTCCTTTGCATCTAGTATTCCAGCGTACACAGGATCTGCTAAGACCTTCAGCAAAAGTGACATAGAGCGGGCCACTAGTAGCTTTGATGCTTCAAGAATACTCGGGGAGGGTGGCTTTGGGCTTGTTTACAGTGGTGTTTTAGAAGACGGGACCAAAGTTGCTGTAAAAGTTCTAAAGAGAAATGATCAGCAAGGTGGTCGAGAATTCTTGGCAGAAGTTGAGATGCTTAGCCGCCTTCATCACAGAAATTTAGTCAAGTTGATTGGAATATGCACAGAGGAATGTTCACGCAGCTTGGTCTACGAGCTCATAGCAAATGGCAGTGTCGAATCTCATCTACATG GGGTTGATAAAGAATCTGCTCTTAATTGGGATGCTCGGATCAAGATAGCACTTGGTGCAGCTCGAGGTCTAGCTTATCTACATGAGGATTCAAGCCCTCGTGTGATACACAGGGACTTCAAGTCAAGCAACATTTTGTTGGAACATGATTTCACACCAAAAGTCTCAGACTTTGGTTTGGCTAGGACTGCCTTGGATGAGGAAAATAGGCACATATCAACGCAGGTCATGGGAACTTTTGG GTATGTCGCTCCAGAGTATGCAATGACTGGCCATCTTCTTGTGAAGAGTGATGTTTACAGTTATGGTGTAGTCCTTCTTGAGCTCCTAACAGGACGAAAACCAGTGGATATGTCCCAGCCACCTGGTCAAGAGAATCTAGTTGCATGGGCTCGTCCATTTCTAACAACTAAAGAAGGGCTTGAAGTAATTATAGATCCGACTCTAGCAACTGATGTACCTTTTGATAGTGTGGCCAAAGTAGCAGCTATTGCATCAATGTGTGTTCAACCAGAGGTATCACACCGTCCTTTTATGAGTGAGGTTGTTCAGGCCTTAAAACTAGTATCTAATGAGTGTGATGAGGCAAAGGAACTGGATTCCAGGAGTTCCAGCCAAGATTTATCTATTTACATGGATGCTGAGGTCAGTGCAGTCTCAGGACAGCTTCGGGATTCTTTACGAAGTCAGGCCCTAGTACATAATTATGATTCCGAGCCAGATATAGAAAGGGGACTCGtggattcatattttttcagtACATCAGACGGGTGTGGGAGGCAGGGCTCTGGATCATTGAGGAGATGCTCGTCAGGTCCATTGAAAACAGGAAGGGGCAGAGAGTTGTTTCAGAGAATGAGATTGACAGGGGAAAGTGTGAGTGAACGTGGAACCATCTTCAAAATGTGGCCAGGTTCACATTAA
- the LOC18107676 gene encoding receptor-like serine/threonine-protein kinase ALE2 isoform X8, with amino-acid sequence MGLVMVPPILQLLGKLSAIGFFFAVQGSTEGTPGPQLQPFRSSVPASESLSTGSNLHPPLALPPLTSAPVPQTITGHVPSYSPSPLIVTKPHNRAPPPLISQGHVPSLSPSFSVTSPTYNTAPPPTLNQGHEPPKPPNAHRREAAVRQTPVSASSAPAPSRQSPENSPVSQSNAPEASSLSTHKKDVSFSGAPVPNSVSPAASPSRTSKENQPAAPPIAPATMPSAVPVVSPMGAMPQNSSATHPVMPGEPPAILSGPNVPHPSAPTPSIDDKKDEIPVSAPPNETPTPLSPMSHFPAKGSFSGIAPSTHNAMRHSNDSPISPSSLPKTPLAKQHHSSAPSPSIPFHKQNHESSRISDSAPASSNPTFPPSSKQQGPVMPPSFLPTSRHKQYAFSPLGTPDSSNNASHYRYPKPVIIVSPTPSPTQTAASGWTKMPALSPKASPSGFSSRTPKMPPLPPLHTLPPPPPNEDCSTTVCTEPYTNTPPGSPCRCVLPMQVGLGVSVALYTFFPLVSELAQEIAAGVFMKQGQVRIIGANAPSQQLEKTIVLIDLVPLGERFDNSTALLTYLRFWKKQVVINPSFFGDYEVLYVRYLGLPPPPPMAPFGIAIIDDGPYSGNDNNARMIKPLGVDVHKRKRKDGLAGGIIAIIAVSGFVALVLFSAVALALLFKHRDHASQPASVLQPLPPSVVKPSGIAGSLIGSGLSSASLSFASSIPAYTGSAKTFSKSDIERATSSFDASRILGEGGFGLVYSGVLEDGTKVAVKVLKRNDQQGGREFLAEVEMLSRLHHRNLVKLIGICTEECSRSLVYELIANGSVESHLHGVDKESALNWDARIKIALGAARGLAYLHEDSSPRVIHRDFKSSNILLEHDFTPKVSDFGLARTALDEENRHISTQVMGTFGYVAPEYAMTGHLLVKSDVYSYGVVLLELLTGRKPVDMSQPPGQENLVAWARPFLTTKEGLEVIIDPTLATDVPFDSVAKVAAIASMCVQPEVSHRPFMSEVVQALKLVSNECDEAKELDSRSSSQDLSIYMDAEVSAVSGQLRDSLRSQALVHNYDSEPDIERGLVDSYFFSTSDGCGRQGSGSLRRCSSGPLKTGRGRELFQRMRLTGESVSERGTIFKMWPGSH; translated from the exons ATGGGGCTGGTGATGGTGCCACCCATTCTTCAGCTGCTGGGGAAACTCTCTGCCATTGGCTTTTTTTTCGCAGTTCAAGGATCTACTG AAGGAACGCCTGGTCCCCAACTCCAGCCATTCAGAAGCAGTGTGCCAGCCTCAGAGTCTCTGTCAACTG GGTCAAACTTGCACCCTCCACTTGCATTGCCACCACTCACCTCTGCCCCAGTGCCCCAAACAATCACAGGGCATGTACCATCATATTCTCCTAGTCCTCTGATAGTAACAAAACCACATAATAGAGCTCCTCCTCCCTTGATTTCTCAAGGACATGTACCATCCTTGTCACCAAGTTTTTCAGTTACATCTCCAACGTATAATACAGCTCCTCCACCCACACTTAATCAAGGGCATGAGCCACCTAAGCCACCAAATGCTCATCGAAGAGAGGCAGCAGTTAGACAGACTCCTGTCTCTGCGTCAAGTGCGCCAG CACCTTCGAGACAGTCACCAGAAAATTCACCAGTCAGCCAATCAAATGCACCTGAAGCTTCATCACTAAGTACTCATAAAAAAGATGTATCCTTCAGTGGGGCTCCTGTCCCAAATTCAGTTTCTCCAG CTGCATCTCCATCAAGGacttcaaaagaaaatcaaCCAGCAGCCCCCCCTATTGCACCAGCAACGATGCCATCTG CAGTTCCGGTTGTATCACCAATGGGAGCCATGCCACAAAATTCATCAGCAACCCACCCAGTCATGCCTGGAGAACCCCCTGCTATATTATCAG GTCCAAATGTCCCCCATCCATCTGCTCCTACCCCAAGCATTGATGATAAGAAAGATGAAATTCCAGTTTCTGCACCGCCAAATGAAACACCCACACCTTTATCTCCCATGAGCCATTTTCCAGCTAAAG gttctTTTTCTGGTATAGCTCCTTCCACGCACAATGCCATGAGGCACTCTAATGACTCTCCCATTTCTCCTTCATCATTGCCGAAAACTCCTCTGGCTAAACAGCATCACTCTTCTGCGCCTTCACCTTCTATCCCATTTCATAAACAGAACCATGAAAGCAGCAGAATCAGTGACTCTGCTCCTGCATCCTCAAATCCAACATTTCCGCCATCTTCAAAACAGCAAG GTCCAGTCATGCCTCCATCATTTCTTCCAACAAGCAGGCATAAACAATATGCTTTCTCACCCCTTGGTACTCCAG ATTCTTCAAATAATGCATCACACTACCGCTATCCTAAACCAGTGATCATTGTCTCACCCACTCCTTCACCCACTCAAACTGCAGCATCTGGATGGACAAAAA TGCCAGCTCTTTCCCCTAAAGCTTCTCCTTCTGGGTTTTCTTCAAGAACTCCCAAGATGCCCCCCCTGCCACCACTCCACACATTGCCACCTCCACCTCCTAATGAAG ATTGTTCAACGACTGTGTGCACAGAGCCATACACAAATACTCCTCCTGGGTCACCATGTCGCTGTGTCTTGCCCATGCAAGTAGGACTGGGCGTTAGTGTTGCACTGTATACCTTTTTCCCTTTAGTTTCAGAGCTTGCTCAGGAAATTGCTGCTGGCGTTTTTATGAAACAAGGTCAAGTTCGCATTATAGGGGCCAATGCCCCCAGCCAGCAGCTAGAGAAGACAATCGTCCTTATTGACTTGGTTCCCCTTGGAGAAAGATTTGACAATTCAACTGCCCTTTTGACTTATCTaagattttggaaaaaacaagtTGTTATAAACCCTTCTTTTTTTGGTGACTATGAAGTATTATATGTGCGTTATCTAG GTttacctccacctccacctatGGCACCTTTTGGAATTGCAATAATCGATGATGGGCCATATTCTGGCAATGACAACAACGCAAGGATGATAAAGCCCCTAGGGGTTGATGTCCATAAAAGGAAGCGTAAAGATGGGCTTGCTGGTGGCATCATTGCTATTATTGCTGTGTCTGGTTTTGTAGCACTAGTTTTATTCTCTGCTGTTGCTTTGGCATTGCTGTTTAAACATAGAGATCATGCTAGTCAACCGGCATCAGTCCTGCAGCCATTGCCACCTTCAGTTGTGAAACCATCAG GTATTGCTGGGTCATTGATTGGAAGTGGTCTTAGTTCTGCCTCATTGTCCTTTGCATCTAGTATTCCAGCGTACACAGGATCTGCTAAGACCTTCAGCAAAAGTGACATAGAGCGGGCCACTAGTAGCTTTGATGCTTCAAGAATACTCGGGGAGGGTGGCTTTGGGCTTGTTTACAGTGGTGTTTTAGAAGACGGGACCAAAGTTGCTGTAAAAGTTCTAAAGAGAAATGATCAGCAAGGTGGTCGAGAATTCTTGGCAGAAGTTGAGATGCTTAGCCGCCTTCATCACAGAAATTTAGTCAAGTTGATTGGAATATGCACAGAGGAATGTTCACGCAGCTTGGTCTACGAGCTCATAGCAAATGGCAGTGTCGAATCTCATCTACATG GGGTTGATAAAGAATCTGCTCTTAATTGGGATGCTCGGATCAAGATAGCACTTGGTGCAGCTCGAGGTCTAGCTTATCTACATGAGGATTCAAGCCCTCGTGTGATACACAGGGACTTCAAGTCAAGCAACATTTTGTTGGAACATGATTTCACACCAAAAGTCTCAGACTTTGGTTTGGCTAGGACTGCCTTGGATGAGGAAAATAGGCACATATCAACGCAGGTCATGGGAACTTTTGG GTATGTCGCTCCAGAGTATGCAATGACTGGCCATCTTCTTGTGAAGAGTGATGTTTACAGTTATGGTGTAGTCCTTCTTGAGCTCCTAACAGGACGAAAACCAGTGGATATGTCCCAGCCACCTGGTCAAGAGAATCTAGTTGCATGGGCTCGTCCATTTCTAACAACTAAAGAAGGGCTTGAAGTAATTATAGATCCGACTCTAGCAACTGATGTACCTTTTGATAGTGTGGCCAAAGTAGCAGCTATTGCATCAATGTGTGTTCAACCAGAGGTATCACACCGTCCTTTTATGAGTGAGGTTGTTCAGGCCTTAAAACTAGTATCTAATGAGTGTGATGAGGCAAAGGAACTGGATTCCAGGAGTTCCAGCCAAGATTTATCTATTTACATGGATGCTGAGGTCAGTGCAGTCTCAGGACAGCTTCGGGATTCTTTACGAAGTCAGGCCCTAGTACATAATTATGATTCCGAGCCAGATATAGAAAGGGGACTCGtggattcatattttttcagtACATCAGACGGGTGTGGGAGGCAGGGCTCTGGATCATTGAGGAGATGCTCGTCAGGTCCATTGAAAACAGGAAGGGGCAGAGAGTTGTTTCAGAGAATGAGATTGACAGGGGAAAGTGTGAGTGAACGTGGAACCATCTTCAAAATGTGGCCAGGTTCACATTAA